The proteins below come from a single Mya arenaria isolate MELC-2E11 chromosome 6, ASM2691426v1 genomic window:
- the LOC128236477 gene encoding uncharacterized protein LOC128236477 isoform X1: protein MGNGCSSDVSEKAPIAPLEQLPALKIAIVGDPGVGKTSVLLRYLRNQFSPLYIPTKKVAIENVVRKVNVPAHTVVSLTFWDIPGREDMDIHKAYFRNLDAAIVVVDLTNKATIDMANVWRQTVVNKLTKTVPIDGNNNPGEPMVTEEPVEDPFNFPVLLLGNKLDIIESEIYEGIVNKQVSVSVDVDADGVLELKHPQIDHLQDVAQSHHFIGCVTVSAKQSDNSVAMAIQSLVRNILEKRNIPRKWRPVVEEPKPPQNDQPFIYDKLKKTDMEKIFKMYHYTKFDTTGIDKYDEIIVKADEFLKETMVLRHYYTVSLARFKHTCQRGRIVEETREPSLEDCITGMRASVAHGSSLKVEEDEGFCKLEVIPDDEEQEVKQSKSWKQAYRVFHNEYAAVSKAILRDGPSICIGLEKYDKGFDKMYANFASHQAPTNEKARDKNEVDPEEVANKIVHNRAKIQHAKQEMEEAMKAVEQAARKIANVEHW, encoded by the exons ATGGGGAACGGTTGTAGTTCAGACGTTTCAG AAAAAGCCCCCATAGCCCCCCTTGAACAGCTTCCTGCTCTGAAAATAGCTATAGTTG GTGACCCTGGGGTAGGCAAGACCAGTGTCCTGCTGAGATACTTGAGGAACCAGTTTAGTCCTCTCTACATTCCTACAAAGAAGGTTGCAATAG AGAATGTTGTGCGAAAGGTAAATGTCCCAGCCCATACTGTTGTGTCTCTGACGTTCTGGGACATTCCTGGACGTGAAGACATGGACATACACAAAGCCTACTTCCGGAACCTCGATGCAGCCATTG TGGTTGTTGACCTGACCAACAAGGCAACAATAGACATGGCCAACGTGTGGCGTCAGACCGTGGTGAATAAGTTGACCAAGACGGTGCCCATTGATGGGAACAACAACCCGGGGGAGCCCATGGTAACAGAAGAGCCTGTTGAAGACCCATTCAACTTTCCAGTGCTTCTTTTGGGGAACAAACTTGATATT ATTGAATCAGAAATCTATGAAGGGATTGTCAACAAGCAAG TTTCAGTGTCAGTAGATGTTGATGCAGATGGAGTGTTGGAACTGAAACACCCACAAATTGACCACCTTCAAGACGTAGCCCAATCTCACCATTTTATTGGATG TGTGACGGTATCAGCCAAGCAGTCTGACAACTCTGTTGCCATGGCGATTCAATCTCTTGTACGAAACATTCTTGAAAAGCGAAACATTCCTCGTAAATGGCGCCCAGTAGTGGAGGAACCCAAGCCCCCCCAAAATGACCAACCCTTCATCTATGACAAATTGAAGAAAACCGACATGGAGAAG attttcaaaatgtatcacTACACGAAGTTCGACACCACTGGAATCGATAAG TATGATGAGATAATTGTGAAGGCTGACGAGTTTCTGAAGGAGACGATGGTTCTCCGCCACTACTACACAGTGTCTCTGGCGCGGTTCAAACATACATGCCAGAGAGGGCGCATTGTCGAAGAAACAAGGGAACCCAGCCTGGAAGATTGCATTACCGGAATGAGAGCCTCTGTTGCCCATGGGTCGTCCCTTAAG GTGGAGGAGGATGAAGGATTCTGTAAGCTTGAAGTCATCCCTGATGATGAGGAACAGGAAGTGAAACAGTCTAAATCCTGGAAACAGGCGTACAGGGTGTTCCATAACGAG TATGCAGCTGTATCAAAAGCAATACTCAGAGATGGACCTAGCATTTGCATAGGCCTGGAGAAGTATGACAAGGGATTTGACAAAATGTATGCCAACTTCGCCTCCCATCAAGCACCAACCAATGAAAAGGCCAGAGACAAAAATGAAGTGGACCCAGAGGAGGTTGCCAATAAGATTGTTCACAACAGGGCCAAGATTCAACATGCAAAACAGGAAATGGAGGAAGCTATGAAGGCCGTTGAGCAGGCTGCAAGAAAAATTGCCAATGTTGAACATTGGTAG
- the LOC128236477 gene encoding uncharacterized protein LOC128236477 isoform X2 encodes MGNGCSSDVSEKAPIAPLEQLPALKIAIVGDPGVGKTSVLLRYLRNQFSPLYIPTKKVAIENVVRKVNVPAHTVVSLTFWDIPGREDMDIHKAYFRNLDAAIVVVDLTNKATIDMANVWRQTVVNKLTKTVPIDGNNNPGEPMVTEEPVEDPFNFPVLLLGNKLDIIESEIYEGIVNKQVSVSVDVDADGVLELKHPQIDHLQDVAQSHHFIGCVTVSAKQSDNSVAMAIQSLVRNILEKRNIPRKWRPVVEEPKPPQNDQPFIYDKLKKTDMEKYDEIIVKADEFLKETMVLRHYYTVSLARFKHTCQRGRIVEETREPSLEDCITGMRASVAHGSSLKVEEDEGFCKLEVIPDDEEQEVKQSKSWKQAYRVFHNEYAAVSKAILRDGPSICIGLEKYDKGFDKMYANFASHQAPTNEKARDKNEVDPEEVANKIVHNRAKIQHAKQEMEEAMKAVEQAARKIANVEHW; translated from the exons ATGGGGAACGGTTGTAGTTCAGACGTTTCAG AAAAAGCCCCCATAGCCCCCCTTGAACAGCTTCCTGCTCTGAAAATAGCTATAGTTG GTGACCCTGGGGTAGGCAAGACCAGTGTCCTGCTGAGATACTTGAGGAACCAGTTTAGTCCTCTCTACATTCCTACAAAGAAGGTTGCAATAG AGAATGTTGTGCGAAAGGTAAATGTCCCAGCCCATACTGTTGTGTCTCTGACGTTCTGGGACATTCCTGGACGTGAAGACATGGACATACACAAAGCCTACTTCCGGAACCTCGATGCAGCCATTG TGGTTGTTGACCTGACCAACAAGGCAACAATAGACATGGCCAACGTGTGGCGTCAGACCGTGGTGAATAAGTTGACCAAGACGGTGCCCATTGATGGGAACAACAACCCGGGGGAGCCCATGGTAACAGAAGAGCCTGTTGAAGACCCATTCAACTTTCCAGTGCTTCTTTTGGGGAACAAACTTGATATT ATTGAATCAGAAATCTATGAAGGGATTGTCAACAAGCAAG TTTCAGTGTCAGTAGATGTTGATGCAGATGGAGTGTTGGAACTGAAACACCCACAAATTGACCACCTTCAAGACGTAGCCCAATCTCACCATTTTATTGGATG TGTGACGGTATCAGCCAAGCAGTCTGACAACTCTGTTGCCATGGCGATTCAATCTCTTGTACGAAACATTCTTGAAAAGCGAAACATTCCTCGTAAATGGCGCCCAGTAGTGGAGGAACCCAAGCCCCCCCAAAATGACCAACCCTTCATCTATGACAAATTGAAGAAAACCGACATGGAGAAG TATGATGAGATAATTGTGAAGGCTGACGAGTTTCTGAAGGAGACGATGGTTCTCCGCCACTACTACACAGTGTCTCTGGCGCGGTTCAAACATACATGCCAGAGAGGGCGCATTGTCGAAGAAACAAGGGAACCCAGCCTGGAAGATTGCATTACCGGAATGAGAGCCTCTGTTGCCCATGGGTCGTCCCTTAAG GTGGAGGAGGATGAAGGATTCTGTAAGCTTGAAGTCATCCCTGATGATGAGGAACAGGAAGTGAAACAGTCTAAATCCTGGAAACAGGCGTACAGGGTGTTCCATAACGAG TATGCAGCTGTATCAAAAGCAATACTCAGAGATGGACCTAGCATTTGCATAGGCCTGGAGAAGTATGACAAGGGATTTGACAAAATGTATGCCAACTTCGCCTCCCATCAAGCACCAACCAATGAAAAGGCCAGAGACAAAAATGAAGTGGACCCAGAGGAGGTTGCCAATAAGATTGTTCACAACAGGGCCAAGATTCAACATGCAAAACAGGAAATGGAGGAAGCTATGAAGGCCGTTGAGCAGGCTGCAAGAAAAATTGCCAATGTTGAACATTGGTAG